CACGTCCTGGGCGGCTCGCGTGAGAACTGGCGGTTCGAGCTGGACAACGGCGGCTACACCTCCACCGACACCATCGAGGTCGACTACCTGGGCAACACCCTCAAAGTCGGGGGCTCGTTCCAGAGCCGCTTGTTCTCGCTGGCCGGATACTACGAGCCGAGCCTCAACCTGAAGGCACGCCGGAGCAAACGTGTCCACGGCGTCATCAGTGACACCACGCGCCTCTACGTCATCACTCTGCCGCATTCGTTCTCGCTGGCCGCCGGGGTGAATCCGATCAGCAGGTTCGGTGTCGACATCGGACTGACGGTCAACCCCTGGTCCACGGCATCGATAGCCGTGGACGACAGCGTGGGCAGACTCGGATACCGGAATGTGTGGCGCGGCTCCATTGGCGCCGAATACGAGATTGACTCGCTCCACCCAGTTCGCATCGGCTACTCGCGGCAGACCTGGTACTACGACGCGACGGCGTTCATTATCGGCGACGGCTATCCAATAACTGAGGACGGCGTCCACTTCGGTACCTCCGTGCCGGTCCCGAAGTTCGGCTCAGTCGAAGTCTCGGGCGAGATCCTCTTCCGCAACTCCTTGGTGATGAAGGAAGTGGCGGGCCGCCTGATGCTGACCCTGTCGTATTCCGAGGCATGGTCCAGGCGTACCCGTCGCTGGGGCTACTAGTCCTCACCCTCTCGCCGCAAGCGAGTTTGACCCACATGCCCCCGCTGCTAGACTTGTAGCCCTTGAACGCAATCGTAGCTCTTGCCCTCCTGGTAGCGTCGCCCGCAACACAGCGCTCATCGTTCATCACCCATCGTACGGCTGAAATCAGGCGCATGGCCGTCATACAGCTCACCAGTCACGCCGCGGTCTACAGCCTGCCGCGCGAGTTGGAAATCCACGGCGTCACCGACAGCACAGTCAGCATCGTCGCGAACGACGCCGAACTGGCGCGGCTTCAGATGCTCGGCTACTCGCCGCGGGTACAGCTCGACGACTACCAGGCATGGGTCGACTCCGTCCTTCTCGCCTACCGCACCTACGCGCAAGTCTGCTCTACCATGGCCGCGCTGGCCGACATCCATCCGTCTATCTGTCGACTGGAGACGCTCGGTTTCTCAGTACAGAATCGCGCCATCCTGATGATGTGCGTGACCGACAACCCGCAGGTCGAAGAAACCGAACCAGAGTTCCGCATCATCGGGCCGCACCACGGCGACGAGAAGATTGCGACCGAGATTACCCTCTCCTGCCTGCAGTACATTCTCGCGAGCTACGACACCAGCGCTTCGGTCCGCAGCCTGGTAGACTCGACCGAAATCTGGTTCATCCCGATAGTGAACGTTGACGGCCACGTCGCCAATCGCCGCACGAACGCCAACGGCGTTGACCTGAACCGCGACTACGGTTACCGCTGGAGCGGGATGGGCAACAGCCCCAGCCCGTTCTCGCAGCTGGAGACCCGCCTCATGCGAGAGCACAACCTCGCCAACAACATCAGCATTGAGTTCGCGTACCACTCGGCGGCGGCCTACGTCAATTACCTCTGGGACAACCATCCGGCCGACCCGCCTGACTCAGCCTTCATCGTAGCTCTCGCCACGCAGTACGCGGACTCGACCTACGGCTCGAACACTACCAAGCTCGTGCCCATCAACGGCTACTCCTGGTACGAAGTAGACGGCTCCGGCCAGGACGCGAGCTTCGGCCTCTTCGGTAGCCTCGCCTACACCATCGAGACCTATCAGCCCAGCCAGCAGGCGAGAATCGACTCCATCTGCGTGGCCAACCGCCGGGCTCTGCTCGGCTTGGTACGTGACTGCCGCCTGGGCGTTAGCGGCTTCGTGCGCGACTCGCTGACCGGCTCCCCGCTCTTCGCCCGCATCTCGGTGGATAGCCCCCTGCGCTGGGACTGCTACACCGACCTATCCCTGGGCGACTTCCACAAACCGCTGCCCGCCGGCACCTACACGCTCACCGCGCACGCGCAGGGCTTTCTGCCCAAAACGGTAGCCGGTGTTGTCGTTCCGGCCGGCGGCACGGTGGCCGCTGACTTTGAGCTCGTACCAGACACTTCCGGCAACGTCCACGTCGAAGAGATGATCTGGCTGAACCACGGCGACCCGAACATGGTGATGCCGACACAGTCCATACTCGCGCTCGGCGCGCCGGACGGGAGCGGTTTCTCGCTCGGCCGTTTCGGCAACATCTGCCTCAGCTCCGGCCGGACCGAAAACGGGGACTGTACCGGATCGCGGCCGCGTCCTCGCGGCCGGGGACTGTCCCCGCTTTCGGTCATGGCACGCCCCACAGTACGCCTCTCCGGCTGGATCCGCAACGTCCCAGGAGACGACGTTACGGTCTTTGACTCCGACAGCGTTGCGGACGGCTACTGGCTGTACGCCGGAAACGACTGGGCCGGCCCCTGGACCAACCTCGGCCACGCCAACGGCACGGTCTCCTTCGATCTAGGCTCGGCCGGACTCGACTCGGCCCGCTACCTGCGCATCGTGTGCGACTCGACCGGCTCGTCCTCAGACCCGAGAGCCGGACTCGATCTCGACGCCGTCTCCTACCGTTTCTCTTCCGCCGGCCTCGCTTCCTGTTCCTCACTTCTCCCTCATCCCTCCTCCCTCGGCATCTTCCCCAATCCGTCGAGCCACGTCTTGTACATCGTTCCCCCGTCCGGATGCCGCCGGTTGGAAATCATTGACATTGCAGGCCGGGCAGTAGAATGTTACCCGTTGCGAAGGGACATGACCGAGATATCTGACATTTCGGGTCGTGTCCCGAGCAGCATGCAGATCGGTGTGGCCGACCTGACTCCCGGCGTCTACCTGGCGCGGTTCGAGACCGCGGCCGGGACGTCGCAGCACAAGTTCGTCGTCACCCGACAGTAGGCAGACCCGGACTCCGGGATAGATGGCCACGAAGACACGAAACCGAGGGAAACGGACTTCAGGAATCCTGCGGCCGTCCGCTTCGTGCCCTTCGTGCTTTCGTGGCTCTAGTGTTCGCGCTCGGATAGACACTCAAAAGGAGGTCCGTTAACATGAAGTGGTTCCTGACACTCGCCGTCGCGTTGCTGATAGTTGGTTGCGGCGCGCCCAAACCCGCGCAGCCGGCAGCCCAGCCGCCGACCGAGCCCCCGGCCCAGGCCGCTGACACGACTCAGCCGGCCGCGCCGACTGATACAACAGCAGGTATGACCGCAACCCCGCCCGTGGCGGAAAAAGGTATGCTAAAAGACACGCTCGTCGCTGCCAAACTCCCCGAGAACCTGTACTTCAACGTCAAGGTCAAGGACTACGGGACGATGAAGGTCCAGTTCTACACCAAAGATGCGCCCAAGAACGTCACCAACGTGGCCAACCTCGGCATCAAAGGGTTCTACAACGGCCTGACGTTCCACCGCCTGATTGCCGGCTTCATGATCCAGGGCGGCGACCCGTCCGGTAACGGCACCGGCGGCCCGGGCTACACCGTGCCGGCCGAGATCAAGAAGCAGCACACCAAAGGCGCGATGGCAATGGCGCGGACCGGCGACCAGGTCAACCCGGAGCGCCGCTCCTCCGGCAGCCAGTTCTACATCTGCTTTGGGCCCACGCCGCAGCTCGACGGCCAGTATACCGTCATCGGCCAACTGACCGAGGGCATGGACGTGCTGGAGAAGCTGGAAAAGGTCCAGACCGGCGCGATGGACAAACCCACCACGCCCGTCGTCATGGAAAAGGTCTGGGTCACGACCGAGTAAAGACTCACCCAACTCACCAGGGCGGGCGCCAGCCCGCCCTTGCTGTTTCCGTTCGTCTCGGCAGCTTGACAGGGGCGCAACCGGACATACAATCGTCTCGCCATGACACGGCTCCGGTGGTGCATCCTGCTTGTGCTGGGAACCGCTGCCGCTTTCGGTAGCGGGCTGTCGTTCGAGGAGCAAGCGGCGGTGCAGGAGTCGCTGCGATACCTGCCACCGAACATTCGCTCGTATTACATGGAGAGAGCCGGATTCGATATGTGGCCGAGTGCACAAGCTCGACCGGAATCTACGGGCCTACGTCTTGTGGGAAAATGGGGCGCTGGACCTAGCTACCGTGTGACCGGGCGCGATTCCATCATCTATCTTTCGCGCGGCAGCCAGGTCGCCATCATCAATTATGCGGACACCGCCAATCCAATAGTACTCGGCTACATCGAAGCGCCCGGCCTTGTGGCCAAGTCTGTCCTTGTCGGTAATAGGCTCTGCGTCTCGTCGGGTTACATCGAGACATTCGACGTTTCAGACGCGGCCAATCCGGTCAAACTCGGCAGCGTTCTAGCTCGCGCCCCTGCAATAGACGTCGTCGATACGATGGTCTACACGCTCTACCGAGATTCGTTCAAGGTCTTCAGCTTTGCTGACCCAGCAAACCCGCGCCTCCTTGGCGCGTGTCGAGACAGCGGTTACGACCTTTCCGTCTGTAACGGCTACGCGTATGTTGCGCACGATTACGGCCTGTTCGTGCTGGATGTCCGCGACCCATCGAACCCGCACAGGATAGCATCATTGGGTTTCGGCACGCTAAACGTACGAGCGAGAGGCAACATCTGCTGCGCGACGGTATACAATGGCCAGTCTTCTGAGATAGCCTTCAAGATACTCGACGTGCGCAACCCGGCTTCGCCTGTTCCGCTTGCTACCGTCGACAGTTGCGGCGGGTACGACATCTACCTGAGAGACACGCTCGCCTTTCTGTCCGGCTACTACGTCGCGGGCCACGGCTTCCGCATCCTCGACATCAGTGACAGCACTCACCCGACGACCATAGGTTCATGCGCCACGGCCGACGTAGGTAATGGCGTCTGGGCGAACCCATCCCGCAGTCTCGCCTTTGTGGCAGACGACTTTGGCGGCCTCGTAACGATTTCCATTGCGGACATGCATGAGCCGGCC
The sequence above is drawn from the candidate division WOR-3 bacterium genome and encodes:
- a CDS encoding T9SS type A sorting domain-containing protein: MNAIVALALLVASPATQRSSFITHRTAEIRRMAVIQLTSHAAVYSLPRELEIHGVTDSTVSIVANDAELARLQMLGYSPRVQLDDYQAWVDSVLLAYRTYAQVCSTMAALADIHPSICRLETLGFSVQNRAILMMCVTDNPQVEETEPEFRIIGPHHGDEKIATEITLSCLQYILASYDTSASVRSLVDSTEIWFIPIVNVDGHVANRRTNANGVDLNRDYGYRWSGMGNSPSPFSQLETRLMREHNLANNISIEFAYHSAAAYVNYLWDNHPADPPDSAFIVALATQYADSTYGSNTTKLVPINGYSWYEVDGSGQDASFGLFGSLAYTIETYQPSQQARIDSICVANRRALLGLVRDCRLGVSGFVRDSLTGSPLFARISVDSPLRWDCYTDLSLGDFHKPLPAGTYTLTAHAQGFLPKTVAGVVVPAGGTVAADFELVPDTSGNVHVEEMIWLNHGDPNMVMPTQSILALGAPDGSGFSLGRFGNICLSSGRTENGDCTGSRPRPRGRGLSPLSVMARPTVRLSGWIRNVPGDDVTVFDSDSVADGYWLYAGNDWAGPWTNLGHANGTVSFDLGSAGLDSARYLRIVCDSTGSSSDPRAGLDLDAVSYRFSSAGLASCSSLLPHPSSLGIFPNPSSHVLYIVPPSGCRRLEIIDIAGRAVECYPLRRDMTEISDISGRVPSSMQIGVADLTPGVYLARFETAAGTSQHKFVVTRQ
- a CDS encoding peptidylprolyl isomerase, yielding MKWFLTLAVALLIVGCGAPKPAQPAAQPPTEPPAQAADTTQPAAPTDTTAGMTATPPVAEKGMLKDTLVAAKLPENLYFNVKVKDYGTMKVQFYTKDAPKNVTNVANLGIKGFYNGLTFHRLIAGFMIQGGDPSGNGTGGPGYTVPAEIKKQHTKGAMAMARTGDQVNPERRSSGSQFYICFGPTPQLDGQYTVIGQLTEGMDVLEKLEKVQTGAMDKPTTPVVMEKVWVTTE